From Miscanthus floridulus cultivar M001 chromosome 15, ASM1932011v1, whole genome shotgun sequence, the proteins below share one genomic window:
- the LOC136506454 gene encoding protein kinase STUNTED-like, whose translation MKLRPLSFTRCAPSPLGCVGMGMGGGTRRRTVLVALRRDAAGRELLTWALVKAAAAGDRVIALHVSTAAADGEMAAAEEKARANDSLASVLGAYRGFCERNQIDLELKLCEGPSIKKALVTGATSCAAAHLILGVTKSSRPSESSATATAVARYCAKRVPPSCMVTAVSNGAVVYRRDPVHQHHQLLLSPYSAVVETPRRLYRKILDARTTAAGDKSQDDMAIGGARSVRRHMSAAMSALVSPRVKLAPAGPARSCHGQQESPKMAAGWPLLKKDNMPALPELSEVSVVEWAMQLPARCSDQRSDERGEEKPVPEELVSLRDKYSSKYTVFRYSELAKITDGFCPDRLVGKGGAGRVYRGCTEGGKELAVKVLKPSDDVVKDFVSEIEILSSVEHENAMSLVGFCLDGGKDRLMLVYDYMARGSLEEVLHGNGGEKQGNKGGVAVLGWPERYRVAAGVARALEYLHGDGDGHRPMIHRDIKSSNILVAGDFEPKLCDFGLAMWADDAAAQVTGDDVAGTFGYLAPEYFMHGKVSDKIDVYAFGVVLLELISGRKPVSAGGARGKGSLVMWANSVIQGGRIMDLVDPNLPTTYGDGDGGEVERMALAAALCIRRAHQLRPSMSNVVKLLAGDEDAVSWAKSQLGVAADDDGRHGCSDVTSPEKNDIQSYINLALRDVIDDDASSVGSGVSLEEYLKGRWSRSSSFEG comes from the exons ATGAAGCTCAGGCCGCTCTCTTTCACGCGGTGCGCGCCGTCGCCGCTGGGGTGCGTGGGCATGGGCATGGGCGgtgggacgaggaggaggacggtcCTTGTGGCCCTGCGCCGGGACGCCGCCGGCAGGGAGCTGCTCACCTGGGCGCTCGTCAAGGCCGCCGCTGCCGGCGACCGTGTCATCGCGCTCCACGTCTCCACGGCCGCCGCAGATG GGGaaatggcggcggcggaggagaaggCGAGAGCCAACGACTCGCTCGCCTCCGTGCTCGGCGCGTACAGGGGATTCTGCGAGCGCAACCAGATCGACCTGGAGCTCAAGCTCTGCGAGGGGCCGTCCATCAAGAAGGCCCTGGTGACCGGGGCCACCTCCTGCGCCGCCGCGCACCTCATCCTCGGCGTCACCAAGAGCTCAAGGCCTTCCGA ATcgtccgccaccgccaccgccgtcgcgAGGTACTGCGCCAAGAGAGTGCCCCCGAGCTGCATGGTCACCGCGGTCAGCAACGGCGCCGTCGTGTACCGCAGAGACCCCGTGCACCAGCACCACCAGCTGCTGCTCAGCCCCTACAGCGCAGTGGTGGAGACGCCGCGGCGGCTGTACCGCAAGATCCTGGAcgcgaggacgacggcggcgggagACAAGTCCCAGGACGACATGGCGATCGGCGGTGCCCGGTCGGTGCGCCGGCACATGTCCGCGGCGATGAGCGCCCTGGTCTCGCCGAGAGTGAAGCTGGCGCCGGCGGGTCCGGCGAGGTCGTGCCACGGGCAGCAGGAGTCGCCGAAGATGGCCGCCGGCTGGCCTCTCCTGAAGAAGGACAACATGCCTGCCTTGCCGGAGCTGTCAGAGGTATCTGTGGTTGAGTGGGCCATGCAGCTCCCGGCCAGGTGCTCAGACCAGAGATCCGATGAGCGGGGAGAGGAGAAACCAGTTCCGGAGGAGCTGGTCTCGCTCAGAGACAAGTACTCGTCCAAGTACACAGTGTTCAGGTACAGTGAGCTCGCCAAGATCACCGATGGCTTCTGCCCAG ATCGCCTTGTTGGGAAAGGCGGCGCCGGCCGGGTTTACAGGGGGTGTACGGAGGGAGGCAAGGAGCTCGCGGTGAAGGTCCTGAAGCCCTCGGACGACGTGGTGAAGGATTTCGTGTCGGAGATCGAGATCCTGAGCTCGGTCGAGCACGAGAACGCCATGTCCCTCGTCGGGTTCTGCCTCGACGGCGGCAAGGACAGGCTCATGCTCGTGTACGATTACATGGCGCGAGGCAGCCTGGAGGAGGTGCTGCACGGGAACGGCGGGGAGAAGCAAGGCAATAAGGGTGGCGTGGCAGTGCTAGGCTGGCCGGAGAGGTACAGGGTGGCCGCCGGCGTGGCGCGTGCCCTCGAGTACCTCCACGGCGACGGTGACGGACACCGACCCATGATTCACAGGGACATCAAGTCGTCCAACATCCTCGTCGCCGGCGACTTCGAACCCAAG CTGTGTGATTTCGGCCTCGCGATGTGGGCAGATGACGCGGCGGCGCAGGTCACCGGCGACGACGTCGCCGGAACATTCGG GTACCTGGCGCCGGAGTACTTCATGCACGGCAAGGTGAGCGACAAGATCGACGTATACGCGTTCGGCGTCGTGCTCCTGGAGCTCATCTCCGGGAGGAAGCCGGTGAGCGCCGGCGGGGCCAGGGGCAAGGGGAGCCTCGTGATGTGGGCCAACTCCGTCATACAAGGAGGAAGGATCATGGACCTCGTCGACCCGAACCTGCCGACGAcgtacggcgacggcgacggcggcgaggtTGAGCGGATGGCCCTCGCTGCTGCCCTGTGCATCCGGCGCGCGCACCAACTCCGGCCGAGCATGAGCAAC GTGGTGAAGCTGCTCGCCGGCGACGAGGACGCCGTCAGCTGGGCGAAGTCGCAGTTGGGCGTGGCTGCCGACGAcgatggccgccatggctgcagCGACgtcacctcgccggagaagaatgACATCCAGTCTTACATCAACCTCGCCCTGCGTGACGTCATCGACGACGACGCTTCGTCCGTCGGCAGCGGCGTCTCcttggaggagtacctcaagggAAGATGGAGCCGCTCATCCAGCTTCGAGGGCTGA